The Fimbriimonadales bacterium genome contains a region encoding:
- a CDS encoding PEP-CTERM sorting domain-containing protein (PEP-CTERM proteins occur, often in large numbers, in the proteomes of bacteria that also encode an exosortase, a predicted intramembrane cysteine proteinase. The presence of a PEP-CTERM domain at a protein's C-terminus predicts cleavage within the sorting domain, followed by covalent anchoring to some some component of the (usually Gram-negative) cell surface. Many PEP-CTERM proteins exhibit an unusual sequence composition that includes large numbers of potential glycosylation sites. Expression of one such protein has been shown restore the ability of a bacterium to form floc, a type of biofilm.), producing the protein MRGSISAILFALASSASAFTVWDNYGYWDGNVTNGWLAQNQKFTPPAPDNTLVHWQFAMDAAAGGLTMEFRIEEVSGGIPNGTIVYSAPFVSPTGGGDVIFTGLNVSLDPSKTYAAIVDFKGYSGYSIHFTGTDVVPGNGMWWSGASWSDYPTLDQKLHAEFVPEPATLLAFSCGLALLARRLRKS; encoded by the coding sequence ATGAGAGGATCAATCTCTGCAATTCTTTTCGCTCTCGCATCTTCTGCGAGCGCTTTCACTGTCTGGGATAACTACGGTTACTGGGATGGGAATGTCACGAATGGTTGGCTTGCCCAAAACCAAAAGTTCACCCCTCCTGCTCCAGACAACACTCTAGTCCATTGGCAATTCGCGATGGATGCAGCAGCTGGTGGGCTAACAATGGAGTTTCGTATCGAGGAGGTATCTGGTGGTATACCTAACGGCACTATAGTCTATAGCGCTCCTTTCGTATCGCCCACAGGTGGCGGGGACGTTATTTTCACTGGCTTGAATGTTTCTCTAGACCCTTCGAAAACATACGCTGCTATTGTAGATTTCAAGGGATACAGTGGTTACAGTATTCATTTCACAGGTACTGATGTCGTTCCAGGAAACGGAATGTGGTGGAGTGGAGCTTCGTGGTCTGACTACCCAACTCTCGACCAAAAACTTCATGCTGAATTCGTTCCTGAACCTGCAACCCTTCTCGCATTTTCCTGTGGTCTTGCTTTGTTAGCCCGTAGGTTAAGAAAATCCTAA
- a CDS encoding succinate dehydrogenase/fumarate reductase iron-sulfur subunit — protein MATVTLNIFRGNQEKGYFQSYTVETFEGMVVLDAIHKIQREQDASLACRWNCKAAKCGSCSAEINGKPRLMCKTRIDSLPIEEPIIVTPLKTFPVIKDLVCDVSWNYEIARKIPPLKLADEGSKEPLRMMQEDVERVQEFRKCIECFLCQNVCHILRDHQRKDIFFGPRFMIKLAALEMHPLDVEDRSEFLKEVAGVGVCNITKCCTEVCPEEIHITDNGIIPLKERVADVYFDPIRGLLRWLKTP, from the coding sequence ATGGCAACGGTAACGCTGAATATCTTTCGAGGAAACCAGGAAAAAGGATATTTTCAATCCTATACCGTCGAAACCTTCGAGGGTATGGTCGTTCTCGATGCGATTCATAAAATCCAAAGGGAACAAGACGCATCGCTCGCATGCCGCTGGAACTGTAAGGCTGCGAAATGCGGCTCTTGCAGTGCAGAAATCAATGGCAAACCACGTTTGATGTGCAAAACGCGCATAGATTCCTTGCCTATAGAAGAACCGATTATCGTTACACCCTTAAAAACCTTTCCCGTGATTAAAGATTTGGTGTGCGATGTGTCTTGGAATTACGAAATTGCGAGAAAAATACCCCCCCTAAAACTCGCTGACGAAGGGAGTAAAGAACCGCTGCGGATGATGCAGGAAGATGTGGAAAGAGTGCAAGAATTCCGCAAATGTATCGAGTGCTTTTTATGTCAAAACGTATGCCATATACTCAGAGACCATCAGCGAAAAGATATCTTCTTCGGTCCCCGCTTTATGATAAAACTCGCTGCGCTCGAAATGCATCCGTTGGACGTCGAAGACCGTTCTGAGTTCCTCAAAGAAGTCGCAGGAGTAGGCGTTTGTAATATCACGAAATGCTGCACCGAAGTTTGCCCTGAAGAGATTCACATTACGGATAACGGAATCATTCCTTTGAAAGAGAGAGTCGCCGACGTGTATTTCGACCCGATTCGAGGGCTTTTGCGATGGTTAAAAACACCGTAG
- a CDS encoding PQQ-dependent sugar dehydrogenase, producing MRRFALIFVLSLVSPSLYAQTLTLTSYFYDTVITGLSVPTVMANIGPDEFLICEKNTGRVKHYKNYVFQGNAIDLAVSNSSERGLLGICLDPNFATNGGVYLYYSKAVVDGGTWEDNRVERFIWNGSTLTFDKTIIVFPFDATQNNGPNHDGGIIKFGPDGKLYVMTGDLNRGRFTNPRIEQNTSTSAIAGVGAIYRLNPDGTIPSDNPFFSQSDPRLQAIFAYGFRNGYGMTFDPLTGRLWATENGPNVYDEVNWFASGANSGWLKIMGPDSRNATYSENGNTSYDAGQLTYLPGAFYQDPVFSWLQPIGVTSIEVLASHKFWSPEKNNVFVADINNGNIYLFTMNSNRDGFVLSGGLADKVADTLSERNESRVGSSWGGVSDFVIAEDGYLYVVSLGFGNVYRIRPYNDKVLAKAFSIIEGSLKSGGIFQLNESDNDFMNISGRAERGNVIAGQIELESKAPPSTTKTLKELHFILETHVTGTMGEKIELWNYQTQNWEAVSSGTAGANDKVTDAVITSNIERFIQSSDREIRARITWTRIA from the coding sequence ATGAGACGTTTCGCCCTGATTTTCGTGCTTTCGTTGGTTAGTCCTTCGCTTTATGCTCAAACCCTAACGCTCACATCGTACTTCTACGATACAGTCATCACCGGATTGAGCGTGCCCACAGTAATGGCGAACATAGGACCAGATGAGTTTCTTATCTGCGAAAAAAACACAGGCAGAGTAAAACATTACAAGAATTATGTGTTCCAAGGGAACGCAATAGATTTAGCGGTTTCGAATAGCAGCGAACGCGGATTGCTCGGAATATGCCTCGACCCGAATTTCGCGACGAATGGGGGGGTCTATCTGTATTATTCGAAAGCCGTCGTTGACGGTGGAACGTGGGAAGACAATCGTGTCGAGAGATTCATTTGGAACGGTTCGACTCTGACTTTCGATAAAACGATTATCGTTTTTCCTTTCGATGCGACACAAAACAACGGTCCTAATCACGATGGAGGAATCATCAAGTTCGGACCTGATGGAAAACTTTATGTTATGACGGGAGATCTCAATCGTGGACGTTTCACGAATCCGCGCATCGAACAAAACACCAGCACGAGTGCAATCGCAGGTGTCGGTGCAATTTATCGCTTGAATCCCGATGGCACGATTCCGTCCGACAACCCCTTCTTCTCACAGAGCGACCCGAGATTGCAAGCCATTTTCGCTTACGGTTTTCGTAACGGTTACGGAATGACTTTCGACCCTCTCACCGGGCGACTTTGGGCAACGGAAAACGGACCCAATGTTTACGATGAGGTGAATTGGTTCGCTTCGGGAGCAAACTCTGGGTGGCTGAAAATCATGGGCCCCGATTCCCGCAACGCTACGTATTCCGAAAATGGAAACACGAGTTACGATGCAGGACAACTCACCTATCTTCCCGGCGCTTTTTATCAAGACCCTGTCTTTTCATGGCTACAGCCTATCGGAGTCACGAGCATCGAAGTTCTCGCTTCGCATAAATTCTGGTCGCCAGAAAAGAATAATGTTTTCGTAGCGGATATCAACAACGGAAATATCTATCTCTTCACGATGAATTCGAATCGGGATGGTTTCGTTCTCAGTGGTGGGTTGGCAGATAAGGTCGCAGACACCCTTTCCGAAAGGAACGAATCGCGTGTCGGTTCAAGTTGGGGGGGCGTATCGGACTTCGTGATTGCCGAGGATGGTTATCTCTATGTGGTGAGCCTTGGTTTCGGAAATGTATATCGTATTCGACCGTATAACGACAAAGTTCTTGCAAAAGCCTTTTCTATCATCGAAGGGAGCCTAAAATCCGGCGGCATATTTCAACTCAATGAAAGCGATAACGACTTCATGAACATCAGCGGACGCGCCGAAAGAGGAAACGTGATTGCGGGACAAATCGAACTCGAATCCAAGGCTCCCCCCTCTACCACGAAAACTCTCAAAGAACTCCATTTCATCCTCGAAACGCACGTCACGGGCACGATGGGTGAAAAAATCGAACTTTGGAATTATCAAACTCAAAACTGGGAAGCCGTTTCGAGCGGAACTGCAGGTGCTAACGATAAAGTTACCGATGCGGTCATCACTTCGAATATAGAAAGATTCATTCAATCTTCGGATAGAGAGATTCGCGCACGAATAACGTGGACACGCATCGCC
- the holA gene encoding DNA polymerase III subunit delta: MANKSSNAILLLGDEPSSLRTQIALLKKEAGIEEDSFDFVELEASESTAREIFDAACSFPFLAKRKTVLVRRIENLGKGEGARLASQLENLPSSALLILTCETLKENELPAETKQIRSTIQKIGKVLIVTPPKEKLGSELLNRAKKANLTIDAGTLQEIISMTSGNTTDAFNEFEKLLAYCAKKGKITKSDVREIVTPSEEWASFQMIDAICAGNHRSALQHLQVLLSTADKLERPVLGFLFTQIHKNLKYIFQARALLDNSVSLTSEASETICPASDSLKNIKENWRKEKISQFASRLSLEQIAAMMQSLVRANMRFFGLLPSASQTESLQRMVVEMCDIASGNTVTGGSQKNS; encoded by the coding sequence ATGGCGAATAAATCTTCGAACGCAATTCTGCTCCTCGGCGATGAGCCCTCCAGCCTTCGAACGCAAATCGCACTTCTCAAAAAGGAAGCAGGCATCGAAGAGGATTCGTTCGATTTTGTCGAATTGGAAGCCTCCGAAAGTACGGCGCGAGAAATTTTCGACGCCGCTTGCAGTTTTCCTTTTCTCGCGAAGAGAAAAACCGTTCTCGTTCGTAGGATAGAAAATTTAGGAAAAGGCGAAGGCGCTCGTCTCGCATCGCAATTGGAAAACTTACCCTCGAGCGCACTACTCATTCTCACTTGCGAGACGCTGAAAGAAAACGAACTTCCCGCAGAAACCAAACAAATACGTTCGACGATTCAAAAGATAGGCAAAGTGCTTATCGTAACCCCCCCAAAAGAAAAACTGGGCTCGGAATTGCTCAATCGCGCGAAAAAAGCCAATCTAACCATTGACGCGGGCACTCTTCAAGAAATTATCTCGATGACCTCCGGCAATACGACGGATGCATTCAATGAATTCGAAAAACTTTTAGCCTATTGCGCGAAAAAAGGAAAAATCACGAAATCGGATGTTCGGGAAATCGTAACCCCTTCAGAGGAATGGGCGTCGTTTCAAATGATCGATGCGATTTGCGCCGGGAATCACCGGTCCGCACTTCAGCATTTGCAGGTGCTTCTTTCCACAGCCGACAAACTCGAAAGACCTGTTCTCGGTTTCCTCTTTACGCAAATCCACAAGAATCTCAAATACATCTTTCAAGCGCGTGCCTTATTGGACAACTCCGTTTCTCTCACGAGCGAAGCATCCGAAACAATCTGCCCAGCCTCGGACAGCCTGAAAAATATCAAAGAGAATTGGAGAAAGGAAAAAATAAGCCAGTTTGCAAGCAGGCTTTCGCTCGAGCAAATCGCCGCTATGATGCAATCTTTAGTGCGAGCGAATATGCGATTTTTCGGGCTCTTGCCCTCGGCGAGCCAAACGGAATCCTTGCAGAGAATGGTCGTCGAAATGTGCGATATCGCTTCTGGAAACACTGTAACGGGAGGCTCACAAAAAAATTCTTAG
- a CDS encoding fumarate reductase/succinate dehydrogenase flavoprotein subunit: MNNYEVFNCDVLVIGAGGAGLRACIGAMEKGAKVGLVTKSLLGKAHTVMAEGGAAAALGNLDTEDNWEVHFRDTIRGGKFLANWRTVEIFAREAPERILELERYGAVFDRTGKGLISQRAFGGHKYRRLAHVGDRTGLEIIRTLQDKAVSMGIFDYPELTIIRLLKDGDRISGAVGYRRMDGGIVVFKAKAVVLATGGWGRMYRFTSNSWESTGDGVVLALRAGAELKDMEMVQFHPTGMIWPPSMRGILVTEGVRGDGGILLNSKGERFMFNYVPEFYRKETAETLEEALKWVHDKKNYRRPPELLPRDVVARAIYKEVQAGRGSEHGGVYLQISHMGADYIRKRLPSMVDQFLHLGNVDITKEPMEVYPTIHYTMGGVTSDPETCATNVPGLYACGEVATGLHGANRLGGNSLSDLLVFGRRAGEAAGEYAMQNESGEISESEISEEVNLLMEPLRRESGENPYQLHTELQDTMQEHAMIARTEEGLKRALEKIHELKERAKKIAVKGDTCFNPGWHQARDIQVMLTVSEVIVRSALERKESRGGHWRLDYDLEDPYWAQHNIIARLENGEIKLSHRKVPEMPEHLKKIIEG; the protein is encoded by the coding sequence ATGAACAACTACGAAGTTTTCAACTGCGACGTACTCGTGATCGGTGCTGGAGGCGCAGGATTGCGTGCATGCATCGGAGCGATGGAAAAAGGAGCGAAAGTAGGGCTCGTTACAAAATCGCTATTAGGAAAAGCACATACCGTAATGGCAGAGGGGGGGGCAGCAGCAGCATTGGGGAATCTCGATACAGAAGACAACTGGGAAGTGCATTTCCGAGACACGATTCGAGGGGGGAAATTCTTAGCGAATTGGCGCACGGTAGAAATCTTCGCACGAGAAGCCCCCGAAAGAATCTTAGAATTGGAGCGATACGGTGCAGTCTTCGATAGAACGGGCAAAGGTCTGATTTCTCAACGCGCATTCGGAGGGCACAAATATCGCCGCCTCGCGCACGTCGGTGACAGAACCGGATTGGAAATCATTCGAACGTTGCAAGATAAAGCCGTAAGTATGGGGATTTTCGACTATCCTGAATTGACGATTATCCGATTGCTTAAAGATGGAGACCGCATTTCCGGCGCTGTCGGCTATCGTCGAATGGACGGAGGAATCGTCGTATTCAAAGCGAAAGCAGTAGTCTTAGCAACGGGGGGGTGGGGGAGAATGTATCGCTTCACGTCGAATTCATGGGAGTCTACCGGTGATGGGGTCGTTTTGGCTCTTCGCGCTGGCGCAGAACTGAAAGACATGGAAATGGTGCAATTTCACCCCACCGGAATGATTTGGCCACCGAGCATGAGAGGAATTTTAGTCACGGAAGGGGTCCGGGGAGATGGCGGAATTCTGCTTAACAGTAAAGGGGAGAGATTTATGTTCAATTACGTCCCCGAGTTCTATAGAAAGGAAACTGCCGAAACTCTGGAAGAAGCCCTAAAATGGGTTCATGACAAGAAAAACTATCGCAGACCACCGGAGTTATTACCGAGAGACGTCGTAGCGCGTGCTATCTACAAAGAAGTTCAAGCGGGCAGAGGCTCGGAACATGGGGGGGTATATCTCCAAATCTCTCACATGGGAGCAGACTACATTAGAAAACGACTCCCCAGCATGGTAGACCAGTTCTTGCATTTAGGGAACGTAGATATCACGAAAGAACCGATGGAAGTTTATCCTACGATTCATTACACTATGGGGGGGGTCACTTCGGATCCTGAGACGTGTGCCACGAATGTTCCGGGCTTGTATGCTTGCGGAGAAGTTGCAACAGGGCTTCACGGCGCAAACCGTTTGGGGGGGAATTCCCTTAGCGACTTGTTGGTCTTCGGGAGACGCGCAGGAGAAGCAGCGGGTGAATACGCGATGCAAAACGAAAGCGGAGAAATTTCGGAATCGGAAATCTCAGAAGAAGTGAATCTTCTTATGGAGCCATTGCGAAGAGAATCAGGAGAAAATCCTTACCAATTGCATACAGAACTCCAAGACACGATGCAAGAACACGCGATGATTGCGAGAACAGAAGAAGGTTTGAAACGAGCATTGGAAAAAATTCACGAACTAAAAGAACGCGCAAAAAAGATTGCGGTGAAAGGAGACACTTGTTTCAATCCTGGATGGCATCAGGCGAGGGACATTCAAGTCATGCTCACGGTCAGCGAGGTCATCGTACGCTCTGCCCTCGAACGAAAAGAAAGCAGAGGAGGACATTGGAGATTGGATTACGACCTCGAAGACCCGTATTGGGCACAGCACAACATCATCGCCCGATTGGAAAACGGTGAAATCAAATTGAGCCACAGAAAAGTACCGGAGATGCCCGAACATCTCAAAAAAATAATAGAAGGATAG
- a CDS encoding PEP-CTERM sorting domain-containing protein: MKIFITCVVMVWASVAIADDLLVCDLLGDQVLRYDGTTGAFLGVFASGSVIDGPEGITVGPDGNVYIASEYSANVTKWSPSGTYLGEFVSPGEGGLFGEQDLEFGPDGNLYVMGHIAPESDSIWKFDGTTGTFIGMHGLGGGPGHTHGMSWRASDGDLYQGQLNGPYVINHFNGVTGGLEGVFTTADELAIMNDMLWGPDDDLYVSNPLIDGMLVGGIIRFDGATGAYMGVFSDAGGAVSTWGMAFEGEYLYYTASNSVVRVLASTGGGASFFVSPGSGGLSSASSIAFVVPEPASILAIALGLAFFSARRCNRQ, translated from the coding sequence ATGAAGATATTCATCACCTGCGTAGTTATGGTATGGGCGTCTGTAGCCATCGCCGATGATTTGCTCGTCTGCGATCTGTTAGGAGATCAGGTTCTTCGCTACGATGGCACTACAGGAGCGTTTCTCGGTGTGTTCGCTTCAGGCTCGGTAATAGATGGACCAGAAGGAATCACCGTAGGACCTGATGGAAACGTGTATATCGCGAGTGAATATTCCGCGAACGTGACGAAATGGAGTCCTTCGGGGACATATTTAGGTGAATTCGTTAGCCCCGGAGAAGGGGGATTGTTCGGCGAACAAGACCTCGAATTCGGACCGGATGGAAATCTTTATGTCATGGGACATATCGCCCCTGAGTCGGATTCTATTTGGAAGTTCGATGGAACTACAGGGACATTTATCGGTATGCACGGTTTAGGAGGAGGACCAGGGCACACGCATGGAATGTCTTGGAGAGCGAGCGATGGCGATTTATATCAAGGGCAATTGAACGGACCCTATGTTATCAACCATTTCAATGGCGTGACAGGGGGATTAGAAGGTGTTTTCACGACGGCGGATGAGTTGGCCATCATGAACGATATGTTGTGGGGACCGGATGACGATTTGTATGTTTCGAATCCTTTGATTGATGGGATGCTCGTTGGTGGAATCATCCGATTCGATGGAGCGACAGGTGCTTACATGGGGGTTTTCAGTGACGCAGGCGGCGCGGTGAGCACTTGGGGGATGGCATTCGAAGGCGAGTATCTTTACTATACAGCGAGTAACTCCGTTGTGCGCGTTCTTGCTTCAACAGGCGGAGGTGCGAGTTTCTTCGTTTCACCGGGTTCGGGTGGTCTTAGTTCTGCGTCTTCGATTGCGTTCGTTGTTCCAGAACCTGCTTCTATACTTGCAATTGCATTAGGACTCGCGTTTTTCAGTGCTCGGCGATGTAACCGGCAGTGA
- the metG gene encoding methionine--tRNA ligase has translation MPKRYYITTPIYYVNSVPHIGTALTTLAADITARYQEMRGKQVHFLTGTDENATKVAEAAQAAGKAPKEFVDEISQEFVRIWKRMNIRYHDFIRTTEPRHTRVVQEVFRRLLEGGHIYEDEYKGWYDVSSETFYKESELVDGKSPEGNPVRWVEEKNYFFRLSAFGERLLKHIEENPKFILPEVRRNEVVAFIKPGLHDICVSRRNTGWGIPVPGDESRVIYVWIDALINYISAIGWPDGNWQEYWPADVEWMGKDILVRFHATIWPAMLMALEMELPKTLVGHGWMLIGEEKISKSRGNVIPPLELAEEVSSRTGVSEELAVDVVRYYMARTMPFETDSKFTYEDFDSKYNSEIVNDFSNGIHRVTSMLNNFCDGEIPDAPLIEKIVEEVRDVLRSYEMAMEEFRIDNAVECIRALAAQLNMAIDQEKPWDLRKNKDPRFGSVMRTLAWMVRMLEGLLRPITPSFSDRIAGLLALPAVTKWEDIGGAHSVPSSHKIAKAEPIYPRLETSKPSFAKSETKKETQEKAMSETITFEEFSKVKLQIARVLDAHKVEGADKLLRLELAVGDEKRQVVAGIANEYSPEDLIGRQVVLVANLEPRKLRGIESQGMILAADGPNGEAILIQPDKEAPDGARVH, from the coding sequence ATGCCTAAGCGGTATTACATCACGACCCCCATTTATTATGTGAACAGCGTTCCGCATATCGGGACGGCGCTCACGACGCTCGCGGCGGATATAACAGCGCGTTACCAAGAAATGAGGGGAAAGCAGGTGCATTTCCTCACCGGTACGGACGAAAACGCAACCAAAGTGGCAGAAGCGGCGCAGGCGGCGGGAAAAGCGCCTAAAGAATTCGTGGATGAAATCTCACAGGAGTTCGTCAGGATATGGAAAAGGATGAACATCCGGTACCACGATTTCATTCGCACGACCGAACCGCGTCACACTCGCGTCGTGCAAGAAGTTTTTCGCAGGTTGCTCGAGGGGGGGCATATTTACGAAGACGAATACAAGGGGTGGTACGACGTGTCTTCGGAAACCTTTTATAAAGAATCGGAATTGGTGGATGGAAAAAGTCCCGAAGGGAATCCTGTGAGGTGGGTGGAGGAGAAAAATTATTTCTTTCGACTATCCGCATTCGGTGAACGATTGCTGAAACACATCGAGGAGAATCCTAAATTCATTCTTCCCGAAGTGCGGAGGAACGAGGTTGTCGCATTCATCAAACCAGGGTTGCACGACATCTGCGTGTCGAGGAGGAATACGGGGTGGGGAATACCCGTTCCGGGGGACGAAAGTCGTGTGATTTATGTCTGGATCGATGCATTGATTAATTACATTTCTGCCATCGGTTGGCCTGATGGTAATTGGCAAGAGTATTGGCCCGCGGATGTCGAGTGGATGGGGAAGGACATTTTGGTGCGTTTCCACGCGACGATTTGGCCTGCCATGCTTATGGCGCTGGAAATGGAATTGCCGAAAACTTTGGTCGGACATGGATGGATGCTCATCGGAGAGGAGAAAATCAGCAAATCGAGAGGCAATGTTATCCCCCCCCTCGAATTGGCAGAGGAAGTTTCTTCGAGAACGGGGGTTTCCGAGGAATTGGCAGTCGATGTCGTCCGTTATTACATGGCACGCACGATGCCCTTCGAAACGGACTCGAAATTCACGTACGAAGATTTCGATTCCAAATACAATTCTGAAATCGTAAACGATTTTTCGAATGGAATCCACCGCGTAACGAGCATGCTCAACAACTTTTGCGATGGAGAGATTCCGGATGCGCCTTTGATAGAAAAAATCGTGGAGGAAGTGCGTGATGTGTTACGAAGTTATGAAATGGCGATGGAAGAATTCCGCATAGATAACGCGGTGGAATGTATTCGTGCGCTCGCTGCGCAACTCAATATGGCGATAGACCAGGAAAAGCCATGGGATTTGCGCAAAAACAAAGACCCGCGATTCGGGAGCGTTATGCGCACGCTGGCATGGATGGTGCGCATGTTGGAAGGATTGTTACGTCCCATTACTCCTTCTTTTTCGGACAGAATTGCCGGGCTATTGGCGTTACCCGCAGTAACGAAATGGGAAGATATCGGGGGGGCTCATTCGGTTCCCTCGTCGCATAAAATTGCAAAAGCAGAGCCGATCTATCCGCGATTAGAGACTTCTAAACCCTCCTTCGCGAAGAGCGAAACAAAAAAAGAAACACAGGAGAAAGCGATGAGCGAAACGATTACATTCGAAGAGTTTTCGAAAGTGAAATTGCAGATTGCACGCGTGTTGGATGCGCATAAAGTAGAAGGAGCCGATAAGTTGCTGCGATTGGAGTTGGCTGTAGGCGATGAAAAACGTCAAGTCGTCGCTGGAATAGCAAATGAGTATTCTCCCGAAGATTTGATTGGAAGACAAGTCGTTTTAGTTGCGAACCTCGAGCCTCGAAAATTGCGAGGAATCGAAAGTCAAGGGATGATTTTAGCGGCGGATGGACCGAACGGAGAAGCGATTCTTATTCAACCGGATAAAGAAGCGCCTGATGGTGCGCGTGTGCATTAA
- the galT gene encoding galactose-1-phosphate uridylyltransferase, with translation MSELRWHPFHNEWIITATHRQDRTFFPPEDFCPLCPTKPGKPATEIPEEDYEIAVFENKFPSLESPPEIPSVHGTELTPVLPSEGFCEVVCYTSDHNATLADLPIAHIRKLVEVWKDRYEDLIHRPQVKYVYIFENKGREIGVTLSHPHGQIYAYPFIPFVIQTRLNAEKNHFEKTGKTLAQDWLEMELRDGRRIVWQSEEWVALVPFFARYPYETHIVPKKQVCDLSHMDENQLDSLPEAIKTVTQKLDKLFGFSMPYIKSLFQYPTEYSTFIIEFTPPYRTADKLKYLAGSEAGCGVFINDTLPEETAKQLREK, from the coding sequence ATGTCTGAGTTGCGCTGGCATCCTTTCCATAACGAGTGGATTATCACTGCGACACATCGGCAAGACCGCACCTTCTTCCCTCCCGAAGATTTCTGTCCTTTATGCCCCACGAAACCTGGCAAACCCGCCACCGAAATTCCCGAAGAAGATTACGAAATCGCTGTTTTCGAAAATAAATTCCCGAGCCTCGAATCCCCCCCCGAAATTCCGAGTGTTCATGGCACGGAACTTACCCCCGTTCTCCCGAGCGAGGGATTCTGCGAAGTCGTCTGCTACACGAGTGACCACAACGCAACCTTAGCAGATTTGCCCATCGCTCACATTCGCAAACTCGTCGAAGTATGGAAAGACCGATACGAAGATTTAATCCACCGCCCGCAGGTGAAATACGTTTACATTTTCGAAAACAAAGGTCGAGAAATCGGAGTTACTTTGTCTCACCCGCATGGACAAATTTACGCCTATCCTTTCATTCCGTTTGTCATTCAAACTCGTCTGAACGCAGAAAAAAATCATTTCGAAAAAACAGGAAAAACACTTGCACAGGATTGGCTGGAAATGGAACTTCGAGATGGCAGAAGAATCGTTTGGCAGTCGGAAGAATGGGTTGCACTCGTCCCTTTTTTTGCACGATATCCTTATGAAACGCACATCGTTCCGAAAAAACAAGTTTGCGATTTATCGCATATGGACGAAAACCAACTCGATTCCCTACCAGAAGCGATTAAAACCGTGACGCAAAAACTCGATAAATTGTTCGGGTTCTCGATGCCTTACATTAAAAGTCTTTTCCAATATCCAACGGAGTACAGCACCTTCATCATCGAATTCACCCCACCCTATCGCACGGCGGATAAATTGAAATACCTCGCAGGAAGCGAAGCGGGATGCGGAGTTTTTATCAACGACACTCTTCCGGAAGAAACGGCGAAGCAATTACGAGAAAAGTGA
- the leuD gene encoding 3-isopropylmalate dehydratase small subunit, translated as MEPFTVHKGKIAVLDQSNVDTDQIIPARFLSMVTRTGYGELLFKDLRGENFPLDAPEAKGASILVVGENFGCGSSREHAVWAIQQAGFRAVIARRTEKSPGFSDIFRQNAVNNGLLLIELSEKDHARLVEKGSGTEVTIDLPNQTVSFDNEKIPFDIHPTTKEALMKGLDFIGTTLLHEVKIAEYERTHELFVPPKKTP; from the coding sequence ATGGAACCATTCACTGTTCACAAAGGCAAAATCGCCGTCCTCGACCAGTCCAACGTGGACACCGACCAAATCATCCCCGCACGGTTTTTGAGCATGGTCACTCGCACAGGATACGGTGAACTCCTTTTCAAAGACCTTCGAGGGGAAAACTTTCCTCTCGATGCGCCGGAAGCAAAAGGCGCAAGCATTCTCGTTGTTGGGGAAAACTTCGGTTGTGGCAGTAGTCGCGAGCACGCCGTTTGGGCGATTCAGCAAGCCGGTTTTCGAGCGGTGATTGCGCGTAGAACGGAAAAATCCCCCGGATTCAGCGACATTTTTCGCCAAAACGCAGTAAACAACGGCTTACTCCTCATCGAACTCTCGGAAAAAGACCACGCGAGGCTCGTTGAAAAAGGGAGCGGAACAGAAGTTACGATAGACCTTCCGAACCAAACAGTGAGTTTCGACAACGAAAAAATTCCTTTCGATATCCATCCCACGACGAAAGAGGCGTTGATGAAAGGACTCGACTTCATCGGAACGACGCTCCTCCACGAAGTGAAAATCGCCGAATACGAACGAACGCACGAACTATTTGTTCCACCGAAGAAAACTCCCTGA